One genomic segment of Thermogemmatispora onikobensis includes these proteins:
- a CDS encoding AAA family ATPase, which yields MIQPEELVQVSEAARALRDNIGQVMVGKEAVIDLLLVALLCEGHVLFEDVPGTGKTTLARSLARSLACSFQRIQFTPDLLPSDITGITFFNQQRGTFEFRPGPLLAQIVLADEINRATPRTQSALLEAMEERQISVERETIALPRPFMVIATQNPIELEGTFPLPEAQLDRFFMRLRLDYPTAAEERQILRRFRQRQPLTGLQPVLSSEQLARFQQVVRKVEVEESVEGYLIDLVRATRQHKAIELGVSPRGTLALYRASQALAAIEGRAYVLPDDIKRLAVPVLAHRLLPTGQASLRGQSLEKLITSIVESMPVPVEP from the coding sequence ATGATTCAACCGGAAGAGCTTGTTCAAGTCAGTGAGGCGGCCAGGGCACTGCGCGATAACATTGGGCAGGTCATGGTCGGCAAGGAAGCGGTCATTGATCTTCTGTTAGTGGCGCTCCTGTGTGAGGGGCATGTGCTTTTTGAAGATGTCCCAGGGACCGGCAAAACCACCTTGGCCAGGTCCCTGGCTCGCTCGCTGGCTTGCTCTTTCCAGCGCATTCAGTTTACGCCTGATCTGTTGCCCTCTGACATCACAGGGATCACCTTTTTCAACCAGCAGCGGGGCACCTTCGAATTTCGTCCCGGGCCGTTGTTGGCTCAGATCGTTCTGGCCGACGAAATTAACCGGGCCACGCCGCGCACACAATCCGCCTTGCTCGAAGCGATGGAGGAGCGCCAGATCAGCGTCGAGCGCGAAACAATTGCTCTGCCTCGACCCTTTATGGTGATAGCCACCCAGAACCCTATTGAGTTGGAGGGTACCTTCCCGCTGCCAGAGGCCCAGCTCGACCGCTTCTTTATGCGCCTGCGCCTGGACTATCCTACGGCGGCGGAAGAACGCCAGATTCTGCGCCGTTTTCGCCAGCGGCAGCCGCTGACCGGGCTGCAGCCTGTGCTCAGCAGTGAGCAGCTTGCCCGTTTCCAGCAGGTAGTGCGCAAAGTAGAGGTTGAAGAGAGTGTTGAGGGCTATCTGATAGATCTCGTGCGGGCCACCAGGCAGCACAAAGCCATCGAGCTAGGAGTCAGTCCGCGCGGTACCCTGGCCCTCTATCGTGCCTCCCAGGCGCTGGCTGCGATCGAAGGGCGCGCCTACGTGCTGCCTGATGATATCAAGCGCCTGGCTGTACCTGTCCTGGCTCATCGCCTGTTACCAACGGGTCAAGCAAGTTTGCGTGGTCAGTCCTTGGAGAAGCTCATAACCTCGATCGTAGAAAGCATGCCGGTGCCTGTTGAGCCATGA
- a CDS encoding glycosyltransferase family 9 protein, with translation MNVSRADEKSRELLVIRPGAIGDTLLTFPVLSALRATSPSARLTLVGNAQVLPLARWLGVADAVEDYADLRWSALFAEGGLDQSGLAPRLRRAERVVCWLTDIEGLVERNLREAGVTAATVRPGHPPAGTRLHVASYLAQTLGLAFEVASAGASCYRLPPAVLEQELPLFSVAPLVIHPGSGSARKCWPASHFAAVVRWAWARDWPVLVLAGPADHGPLAALLGALPAPLPDRIQVLVDLPLLRVAAQIQRARCYLGNDSGLSHLAGLLGVPTVALFGPTDPAVWRPLGPAVVAVRSQPLDQLAVEVVVRHIAQLESTVAGDLRR, from the coding sequence ATGAATGTGAGCAGGGCTGATGAAAAGAGCAGGGAGCTGCTGGTAATTCGTCCTGGGGCGATTGGCGATACGCTGCTGACGTTCCCGGTCCTGTCCGCTCTACGGGCGACCTCGCCGTCGGCCCGCCTGACGCTCGTAGGCAATGCGCAGGTGCTGCCGTTGGCGCGCTGGCTTGGAGTGGCCGACGCTGTTGAGGACTATGCTGACCTGCGCTGGAGCGCGCTCTTTGCAGAAGGAGGTCTGGATCAAAGTGGGCTGGCCCCACGCCTGCGCCGGGCGGAGCGAGTGGTCTGCTGGCTGACTGATATCGAGGGCCTCGTAGAGCGCAATTTGCGCGAGGCCGGCGTGACTGCGGCCACGGTCCGACCTGGTCATCCACCAGCGGGGACACGTCTCCATGTGGCATCTTATCTGGCGCAGACGCTGGGATTGGCCTTTGAGGTTGCCAGTGCGGGGGCCAGCTGCTATCGGCTGCCTCCTGCTGTGCTTGAGCAGGAGCTGCCGCTCTTCAGCGTAGCGCCTCTGGTCATTCATCCGGGCAGTGGCTCTGCACGCAAATGCTGGCCTGCCTCCCACTTTGCAGCTGTGGTGCGCTGGGCCTGGGCGCGCGATTGGCCGGTGCTGGTGTTGGCCGGACCTGCCGATCATGGGCCGCTGGCGGCGCTGCTGGGCGCGTTGCCAGCGCCACTGCCTGATAGGATACAAGTGCTGGTTGATCTGCCGCTGCTACGGGTCGCTGCCCAGATTCAACGGGCCCGCTGCTATCTGGGCAACGATAGCGGACTCAGCCATCTGGCTGGCCTGCTCGGGGTACCGACCGTAGCCCTCTTTGGTCCCACGGACCCGGCAGTCTGGCGTCCCCTGGGGCCTGCAGTGGTGGCCGTGCGGTCACAGCCACTGGATCAACTGGCTGTTGAGGTAGTTGTACGGCACATCGCGCAGCTGGAAAGCACGGTGGCCGGAGATTTGCGGAGATGA
- a CDS encoding ATP-binding protein produces MVSDSANVPPVSPGRTGRKPVGITKGPGESAHEYTFVSRDDEQVLKNGEYVYYELNEPDEWGQNGAQPVARRVLGRIIKRVPLQLYPDTFLAEPEVSPAQVAAMVGYDARANELFELHVAIMGYYDPASGSFINPWIPPQSGKQIFLADDEMLSQILCRRRVSQPGSATIGSLLTRTPGAVPIVLSVKDFVSTHLAIIASTGAGKSYLASVIIEELMRPYNKACVLIVDPHGEYGTLDQLPNLPEFSEESGEEGVEGYRAQVRVYRPEQVKVRLSTLNMGDMRHLLPEMTEKQQHLLSRALRKVNEMKRGTPWSAQDLMEAIRKVARSKNDEDGEGADDSSTVHALMWRIEQRFVDSFTFDDVQHLDLREIFKPGQCTVLQLNEVDERDQQVIVATLLRRLYQARMNTERGKVHSGESYLPYPVFVLLEEGHHFAPSGTEVVSTQILKQVLAEGRKFGIGVGIISQRPGKLDADVLSQCQTQCIMRIVNEIDQKSVAAAIEGVGRDLLDNLPALSKGQVIVAGAAVNTPVICRVRQRLTRHGGESKDAPDIWQKYFSSEARASRRLQEAPLGNNQGFSLLK; encoded by the coding sequence ATGGTAAGCGATTCTGCCAATGTGCCACCTGTTTCGCCAGGGCGCACGGGTCGCAAGCCTGTGGGCATTACCAAAGGACCGGGCGAGTCGGCCCACGAATATACCTTTGTCTCGCGCGACGATGAGCAGGTCCTAAAAAACGGCGAGTATGTCTATTATGAACTCAATGAGCCTGATGAGTGGGGTCAGAACGGCGCCCAGCCGGTGGCGCGGCGCGTGCTGGGCCGCATTATCAAGCGTGTTCCCCTGCAGCTCTATCCTGACACCTTCCTGGCAGAGCCGGAGGTCTCGCCGGCCCAGGTTGCGGCGATGGTCGGCTACGATGCGCGAGCCAACGAACTCTTCGAGCTGCACGTCGCCATCATGGGCTACTATGATCCCGCAAGCGGCTCCTTTATCAACCCCTGGATACCCCCCCAGTCGGGCAAGCAGATTTTCCTGGCGGACGATGAGATGCTCTCGCAGATCCTTTGCCGTAGGCGCGTTAGTCAGCCTGGCTCGGCGACCATCGGCTCGCTGCTGACGCGGACGCCGGGGGCGGTGCCCATCGTCCTCTCAGTCAAGGATTTTGTCAGTACCCATCTGGCCATTATTGCCAGCACCGGCGCTGGCAAGAGCTACCTGGCCAGCGTGATTATCGAAGAGCTGATGCGGCCCTACAATAAGGCCTGCGTGCTCATCGTCGACCCGCATGGCGAGTATGGCACGCTCGATCAATTGCCCAACCTTCCCGAATTCTCTGAGGAGAGCGGCGAAGAGGGCGTCGAGGGCTACCGGGCCCAGGTGCGCGTCTACCGCCCCGAGCAGGTCAAGGTCCGTCTCTCAACTCTGAACATGGGAGACATGCGTCACCTTCTGCCCGAAATGACTGAGAAGCAGCAGCATCTGCTGAGCCGGGCTTTGCGCAAGGTGAACGAGATGAAGCGAGGTACGCCCTGGAGCGCGCAGGACCTGATGGAGGCCATTCGCAAGGTGGCGCGCAGCAAGAACGACGAAGACGGTGAGGGGGCGGACGACTCCAGTACCGTGCACGCTTTGATGTGGCGTATCGAGCAGCGCTTTGTCGATAGCTTCACCTTCGATGATGTCCAGCATCTGGATCTGCGTGAGATCTTCAAGCCCGGTCAGTGCACAGTATTGCAGCTGAACGAAGTAGATGAGCGTGATCAACAGGTCATTGTTGCCACACTCCTGCGTCGGCTCTATCAGGCGCGCATGAATACTGAGCGTGGCAAAGTGCACTCTGGTGAATCCTATCTGCCCTATCCGGTCTTTGTCTTGCTGGAGGAAGGCCATCATTTTGCGCCGAGCGGCACCGAAGTGGTCTCAACCCAGATTCTCAAACAGGTCCTGGCCGAGGGACGCAAGTTCGGCATTGGTGTGGGCATCATCAGTCAGCGGCCCGGCAAGCTCGACGCCGATGTCCTGAGCCAGTGCCAGACCCAGTGCATCATGCGCATTGTCAACGAGATCGATCAGAAGAGCGTAGCCGCCGCCATTGAGGGGGTCGGTCGTGATCTGCTGGACAATCTGCCTGCGCTCTCGAAGGGTCAGGTCATTGTGGCCGGAGCTGCGGTCAACACGCCAGTGATCTGTCGTGTTCGCCAGCGCCTGACCCGGCACGGAGGCGAAAGTAAGGACGCCCCGGATATCTGGCAGAAGTACTTTAGCTCCGAGGCCCGCGCAAGCCGCCGCCTCCAGGAGGCGCCCCTGGGGAACAACCAGGGGTTCAGTCTGTTGAAATAA
- a CDS encoding UvrD-helicase domain-containing protein, giving the protein MEQETRALATLAARYLRQRYCYDRSLWEAEALPLDELVAWLGLEVATFHPADHPPGTYGYLEPGDNLIWICRNLPEPQRRFTLAHELGHVILHRPVTETMRLLLPGLEEILGPLTSRLAALAQEEQDQTERCGEGEIREEIGALADEGSVEELLGPGQSYSPRSQRELAANLFAAELLMPLESVRALYVEQGLPPASLANRFGVSQAAMLNRLTGLLKEYPPVMESRAQPEQQLPEPPQRRLEPACVSVPAPAGAGRSYDEFQQAAIAAETPALVIAGPGSGKTSTLIGRAEYLIRSCGVAPRSILALTFSRKAAEEMQERLGQALRTSAGPKSVAWELPTVSTFHAFCAEFLRQYSELAGLRPDFTLVDDAEGYFLLRSLTPRLPLYYYHHLTQPTLYFPDILKAISRAKDELVTPERYRQLAEQMLEQAQTVEEREQAERAREIASVYALYQEELERRGDIDFGGLIMLTVQLLEGHSDLLQQLQHRYQHILVDEFQDINRASGVLLRLLAGEARRVWVVGDANQAIYGFRGASPANIVRFREDYPGAVVLSLSRNYRSRPDIVALAEAFRLQRLEAGQLGEEAALRHNEAVRPSLPEPYVTLAVAEDEAAELAGLVADLQERSRQGYRYRDLVVLCRTRAQARRISQALAAADLPVIESGGTLEQEHVKDALAPLLLLAGPDGMGLLRAARWPEYSLCQADIEALLLAARTQQVAPGLLVLRGDIPETLSEGGRRALRLLSELLQRLTTAPDIWSLLAQYLLIETDQVRRLLARDDAQARAILADYALLLQLARRFDLQQQRQQREEPAPAESQPLSAAQAGPLYEQVRSFLEYLRVLFMLRQDSSTRQQSLEESQGGEADVVRVMTVHASKGLEFPVIYLPGLNQQRFPATRRHNPIPPPDGMLSLESDEATLHEIGEACLFYVGITRARDHLVLSYSRRPGKRTAKPSVFLEPLLAALPPERLVRTEWRRQQDGSAAAGAAERQRREESEAALLRQPHEEFIQAMQPGVLNASAIECYQQCPRKYLYTYIYRFQPLQEGYALFVQATRKTLEALYEWVGRARRAVAEGQQLSAALPTREEVHELYGQHWRELGGHESPFASLYERHGREVTEQLHRKLLESAETQHWQLWRGFTIEIAGQTIRVDVDRVEMPRQPEQAVRFVRTRFGRRKQEPEPDTRELLYMRAYHEHYPGQEAELHSDNLTTGEVRAVKLGQRREQSLYARLVESLERLKEHDYAAAPADPGRCPTCPFFLICPA; this is encoded by the coding sequence ATGGAGCAAGAGACCCGCGCACTGGCCACGCTGGCCGCTCGCTATTTGCGCCAGCGCTATTGCTACGACAGGTCGTTGTGGGAGGCCGAGGCCCTGCCGCTAGATGAGCTGGTCGCCTGGCTGGGACTGGAGGTCGCCACCTTTCACCCTGCTGATCACCCCCCAGGTACCTATGGCTATCTGGAGCCGGGCGACAATCTGATCTGGATCTGCCGCAATCTGCCAGAGCCACAGCGGCGCTTTACGCTCGCGCATGAACTTGGCCATGTCATCCTCCATCGCCCTGTAACGGAGACGATGCGTCTCCTGCTGCCCGGGCTGGAAGAAATCCTGGGACCTCTGACGAGCAGGCTGGCGGCGCTTGCTCAGGAGGAGCAAGACCAGACTGAACGCTGCGGAGAAGGAGAGATCCGTGAGGAGATCGGGGCTCTGGCTGATGAGGGGAGCGTCGAGGAGCTACTCGGCCCTGGTCAGTCCTATAGTCCCCGCAGTCAGCGCGAGCTGGCGGCCAATCTCTTCGCCGCCGAGCTGCTGATGCCCCTGGAGTCAGTGCGCGCGCTCTATGTAGAGCAAGGTCTCCCGCCGGCCTCCCTGGCGAACCGCTTTGGGGTCTCGCAGGCGGCCATGCTTAACCGCCTGACCGGGCTCCTCAAAGAATATCCTCCTGTCATGGAGTCACGGGCACAGCCAGAGCAACAACTGCCAGAGCCGCCGCAGCGGCGTCTTGAGCCTGCTTGTGTATCTGTGCCAGCCCCAGCGGGCGCTGGCCGATCATACGATGAGTTTCAGCAGGCGGCCATTGCGGCGGAGACACCGGCCCTGGTGATCGCCGGGCCGGGCAGCGGCAAAACCAGCACCCTTATCGGGCGCGCCGAGTATCTGATCCGCTCCTGCGGCGTCGCGCCGCGCTCGATTCTGGCCCTCACCTTTTCGCGCAAAGCCGCTGAAGAAATGCAGGAGCGTCTGGGGCAGGCTCTGCGGACCTCGGCGGGACCGAAGTCCGTCGCCTGGGAGCTGCCGACGGTCAGCACCTTTCACGCTTTCTGCGCCGAGTTTCTGCGCCAGTATAGCGAGCTGGCTGGTCTTCGTCCTGACTTTACGCTGGTCGACGACGCCGAAGGGTATTTCTTGCTGCGCAGCCTGACGCCTCGTCTTCCCCTCTATTATTATCATCATCTGACACAGCCCACCCTCTATTTCCCCGACATACTCAAGGCCATCTCGCGCGCCAAGGACGAGCTGGTGACTCCTGAGCGCTATCGTCAGCTGGCGGAGCAGATGCTCGAGCAGGCCCAGACGGTCGAAGAGCGTGAGCAAGCAGAGCGTGCTCGCGAAATTGCCTCCGTCTATGCTCTTTATCAGGAGGAGCTAGAGCGGCGTGGCGACATCGATTTTGGTGGCCTGATTATGCTGACTGTGCAGCTCCTCGAAGGCCACAGCGATCTCCTGCAGCAGCTGCAGCATCGCTACCAACACATCCTTGTCGATGAATTTCAGGATATCAACCGAGCCAGCGGAGTTCTCCTGCGTCTATTAGCAGGAGAGGCACGTCGCGTCTGGGTTGTGGGAGATGCAAATCAGGCCATTTACGGCTTCCGCGGGGCCTCCCCAGCCAACATTGTCCGCTTCCGCGAAGATTATCCGGGGGCCGTGGTCCTCTCGCTGAGCCGCAACTATCGCTCGCGCCCCGATATTGTCGCGCTGGCCGAAGCCTTTCGCCTCCAGCGCCTGGAGGCTGGCCAACTCGGCGAAGAGGCGGCGCTGCGGCACAACGAAGCGGTGCGCCCCTCCCTGCCGGAACCGTATGTGACGCTGGCGGTAGCGGAAGATGAGGCCGCCGAGCTGGCGGGCCTGGTCGCTGATCTGCAGGAGCGCTCTCGCCAGGGCTATCGCTATCGCGACCTGGTCGTGCTCTGTCGCACACGCGCTCAGGCCCGGCGCATCTCGCAAGCTCTGGCGGCAGCGGACCTGCCTGTCATCGAGAGCGGGGGCACTTTGGAGCAGGAACACGTCAAAGATGCTCTGGCCCCACTGCTGTTGCTGGCGGGACCGGATGGCATGGGGCTGCTCCGCGCGGCACGCTGGCCGGAGTACTCTCTCTGTCAGGCCGATATCGAGGCCCTGCTGTTGGCGGCGCGCACGCAGCAGGTGGCCCCGGGTCTGCTCGTGCTGCGTGGCGACATTCCTGAGACGCTGAGCGAAGGCGGACGCCGCGCACTGCGTTTGCTCAGCGAGCTGCTGCAACGCCTGACTACGGCACCCGATATCTGGTCTCTGCTCGCTCAGTATCTCCTCATCGAAACAGATCAGGTGCGCCGCCTCCTGGCTCGCGACGACGCCCAGGCGCGGGCGATCCTGGCTGACTATGCCCTCTTGCTCCAGCTAGCGCGGCGTTTCGACCTGCAGCAACAGCGTCAGCAGCGTGAAGAACCCGCGCCAGCCGAAAGCCAGCCTCTCAGCGCAGCTCAGGCTGGCCCTCTCTATGAACAGGTCCGCAGCTTCCTGGAATATTTGCGCGTCCTTTTCATGCTACGCCAGGATAGCAGCACGCGCCAGCAGAGTCTTGAGGAGAGCCAGGGCGGCGAGGCCGATGTCGTGCGAGTCATGACCGTCCATGCCAGCAAAGGTCTGGAATTTCCTGTCATCTATTTGCCCGGGCTGAATCAGCAGCGCTTTCCTGCCACACGGCGCCATAATCCGATACCGCCGCCCGATGGCATGCTCTCCCTGGAAAGCGACGAGGCCACCCTGCACGAGATTGGCGAAGCCTGTCTCTTCTATGTCGGCATCACGCGCGCCCGCGACCATCTCGTGTTGAGCTATAGTCGTCGTCCAGGCAAGCGTACAGCCAAACCCTCAGTCTTTTTGGAGCCACTGCTGGCCGCTCTGCCGCCGGAACGCCTCGTCAGGACGGAATGGCGCAGACAACAGGACGGATCAGCTGCCGCTGGCGCAGCAGAGAGGCAGAGGCGCGAGGAGTCCGAGGCTGCTCTGCTGCGCCAGCCCCATGAGGAATTTATCCAGGCTATGCAGCCGGGGGTGCTCAATGCCTCCGCTATCGAATGCTATCAGCAATGCCCGCGTAAGTATCTCTACACCTACATCTATCGTTTTCAGCCGCTTCAAGAAGGCTATGCCCTCTTTGTGCAAGCCACGCGCAAGACGCTCGAGGCGCTCTATGAATGGGTCGGGCGGGCGCGTCGAGCTGTCGCTGAGGGGCAGCAGCTGTCAGCGGCCCTGCCGACGCGCGAAGAGGTGCATGAACTCTATGGCCAACACTGGCGCGAGCTTGGCGGCCATGAATCCCCTTTTGCCTCGCTGTACGAGCGACATGGACGTGAGGTCACCGAGCAGCTCCATCGCAAGCTGCTAGAGAGCGCCGAGACCCAGCACTGGCAGCTCTGGCGTGGCTTCACCATAGAGATTGCTGGCCAAACCATTCGCGTCGATGTCGATCGCGTCGAGATGCCACGGCAGCCAGAGCAAGCGGTGCGCTTTGTACGTACACGCTTTGGCCGGCGTAAGCAAGAGCCAGAGCCTGACACGCGCGAGCTGCTCTATATGCGCGCCTACCATGAGCACTATCCTGGACAGGAGGCCGAGCTCCACAGCGACAACCTGACCACGGGCGAGGTCAGAGCCGTGAAACTGGGGCAACGACGCGAGCAGAGCCTCTACGCCAGGCTGGTCGAGAGCCTGGAGCGGCTCAAAGAGCACGATTATGCCGCGGCCCCCGCTGATCCGGGACGCTGTCCCACCTGCCCCTTCTTTCTTATCTGCCCGGCCTGA